A region of Planococcus sp. MSAK28401 DNA encodes the following proteins:
- the rny gene encoding ribonuclease Y → MGITEFIFALLGIIVGVVVGYFALKKANDSKMAGAKHSAEQVVEDAKREAEALKKEALLEAKDENHKLRTEAESEIRERRSEMQKHENRLLQREENLDRKDDALNKREAGLERKDQALAEKQQHIEQMESKAEELVQQQQTEMERISSLTREEAKSIILEQVENELSTDIAVMVKESEARAKEESDKKAKNILSLAMQRFAADHVAETTVSVVNLPNDEMKGRIIGREGRNIRTLETLTGIDLIIDDTPEAVILSGFDPIRRETARLALEKLVSDGRIHPARIEEMVEKSRREVDEQIREIGEQTTFDVGVHNLHPDLIKILGRLRYRTSYGQNVLKHSMEVAFLSGLMAAELGEDVTLARRAGLLHDIGKAIDHEVEGSHVEIGVELGTKYKEHPVVINSIASHHGDTEATSVISVIVAAADALSAARPGARSETLENYIRRLEKLEEISESYEGVEKSFAIQAGREIRIMVRPEQIDDMTAHRLARDIRKRIEEELDYPGHIKVTVIRETRAVEYAK, encoded by the coding sequence ATGGGTATTACTGAGTTCATCTTCGCTTTGCTTGGTATCATCGTCGGTGTAGTTGTTGGGTATTTTGCATTGAAAAAGGCAAACGATTCCAAAATGGCAGGCGCCAAACATTCCGCAGAGCAAGTCGTCGAAGATGCAAAACGGGAAGCAGAGGCGCTGAAAAAAGAAGCCTTGTTGGAAGCGAAAGACGAAAATCATAAATTGCGTACTGAAGCTGAATCTGAAATTCGCGAACGCCGATCGGAAATGCAGAAACACGAAAATCGGTTGTTGCAAAGAGAAGAAAATTTGGATCGCAAGGATGATGCATTAAACAAACGCGAGGCCGGACTTGAACGCAAAGATCAGGCGCTTGCCGAAAAACAACAGCATATTGAACAGATGGAGAGCAAAGCTGAAGAGTTGGTTCAGCAGCAACAAACCGAAATGGAACGGATTTCATCTTTGACACGCGAGGAAGCGAAAAGCATCATTCTCGAGCAAGTGGAAAATGAATTGTCGACAGACATCGCAGTTATGGTCAAGGAATCGGAAGCCCGTGCCAAAGAAGAATCGGACAAAAAAGCGAAGAACATCTTGTCGCTCGCGATGCAGCGCTTTGCTGCAGACCATGTAGCGGAAACGACTGTTTCCGTGGTCAACTTGCCGAACGATGAGATGAAAGGCCGCATCATTGGGCGTGAAGGACGCAATATCCGCACGCTTGAAACCTTGACGGGCATCGATTTAATCATCGATGATACGCCGGAAGCGGTCATTCTTTCTGGATTTGACCCGATCCGCCGCGAAACAGCACGTCTGGCACTTGAGAAATTGGTGTCGGACGGGCGCATCCATCCAGCGAGAATCGAGGAAATGGTTGAAAAGTCAAGACGTGAAGTCGATGAACAAATTCGTGAAATTGGGGAACAAACCACATTTGACGTAGGTGTACATAACTTGCATCCAGACTTGATTAAAATACTCGGTCGACTCCGCTACCGCACAAGCTATGGCCAGAATGTCCTGAAACACTCAATGGAAGTGGCGTTCTTGTCAGGCCTCATGGCAGCAGAGCTTGGAGAAGATGTGACACTTGCAAGACGTGCCGGTCTACTCCACGATATCGGCAAAGCCATCGACCACGAAGTCGAAGGCAGCCACGTGGAAATCGGTGTCGAGCTCGGAACGAAATACAAGGAACATCCAGTCGTCATCAACAGCATCGCCTCCCACCACGGGGACACGGAAGCGACGTCGGTCATTTCGGTCATCGTCGCAGCAGCGGATGCACTATCCGCTGCACGCCCAGGTGCCAGAAGCGAAACGCTCGAGAACTACATCCGCCGGCTTGAAAAGCTGGAAGAGATTTCAGAGTCTTACGAAGGCGTCGAGAAATCGTTCGCCATCCAAGCAGGCCGCGAAATCCGGATCATGGTTCGTCCGGAGCAGATCGACGATATGACAGCTCACCGCCTTGCGCGCGACATCCGCAAGCGCATCGAGGAAGAACTGGATTATCCAGGACATATCAAAGTGACGGTCATCCGCGAAACACGTGCCGTTGAATACGCAAAATAA
- the recA gene encoding recombinase RecA produces the protein MSDRKAALDMALKQIEKQFGKGSVMKLGESTGHNVSTVSSGSLSLDIALGIGGYPRGRVIEIYGPESSGKTTVSLHAIAEVQASGGTAAFIDAEHALDPVYAKALGVNLDELLLSQPDTGEQALEIAEALVRSGAVDIVVIDSVAALVPKAEIEGEMGDSHVGLQARLMSQALRKLSGAINKSNTIAVFINQIREKVGVMFGNPEVTPGGRALKFYSSVRLEVRRAEALKSGNDIIGNRTKIKVVKNKVAPPFRTAEVDIMYGQGISREGEIVDLAADLDIVQKSGSWYSYNNERVGQGRENAKQFMREHEDIRNEIAGKVREHYGMTAASYSVSVPKDDKKEAEDFNLLVDEEE, from the coding sequence TTGAGCGATCGTAAAGCAGCGCTGGATATGGCACTAAAACAAATAGAAAAGCAATTCGGTAAAGGGTCTGTCATGAAATTGGGTGAAAGCACAGGCCATAATGTCTCAACAGTCTCAAGTGGTTCGTTGTCTCTTGACATCGCACTCGGCATAGGCGGCTATCCGCGTGGGCGCGTTATCGAGATCTACGGGCCGGAAAGTTCCGGTAAGACAACGGTTTCCCTTCACGCGATTGCAGAAGTACAGGCTTCAGGCGGGACGGCTGCATTTATCGATGCGGAGCACGCCCTTGACCCAGTATATGCAAAAGCGCTTGGCGTCAATTTGGATGAACTATTGCTGTCTCAGCCGGATACAGGCGAGCAGGCACTGGAAATCGCAGAAGCGCTCGTACGAAGCGGTGCTGTAGATATCGTCGTCATTGACTCCGTAGCGGCACTTGTGCCGAAAGCGGAAATCGAAGGCGAAATGGGCGACTCACACGTCGGCCTACAAGCCCGTCTCATGTCACAGGCTCTCCGTAAACTGTCGGGTGCTATCAACAAATCGAACACCATTGCTGTATTCATCAACCAAATCCGAGAAAAAGTCGGCGTTATGTTTGGTAACCCGGAAGTCACTCCTGGCGGACGCGCGTTGAAATTCTATTCATCCGTACGCCTCGAAGTACGCCGTGCCGAAGCTTTGAAATCCGGCAACGACATCATCGGTAACCGGACGAAGATCAAAGTCGTCAAAAACAAAGTAGCTCCGCCGTTCCGCACAGCGGAAGTGGACATCATGTATGGACAGGGGATCTCGCGTGAAGGTGAGATCGTTGACCTGGCGGCTGATTTGGATATCGTCCAAAAGAGCGGCTCATGGTACTCCTACAACAACGAACGTGTCGGGCAAGGCCGTGAAAACGCCAAGCAATTCATGCGAGAGCATGAAGACATCCGCAACGAAATCGCAGGAAAAGTCCGTGAACATTACGGCATGACAGCTGCTTCCTATTCAGTGTCCGTCCCTAAAGATGACAAGAAAGAAGCAGAAGACTTTAACTTGCTTGTCGACGAAGAGGAATAG
- a CDS encoding competence/damage-inducible protein A, protein MNAEIIAVGSELLLGQITNTNARFISGHLAEIGINVYYHTVVGDNPERLKETIAVAESRADLIIFSGGLGPTKDDLTKQTIANHLGTTLAMDEEAMVSIAAYFERAGRPMTDNNKKQALVLEGSEVLFNENGMAPGMMYQNGDHMYMLLPGPPHELEPMFQFEAKPKLVRMLNEENIILSHVLRFYGIGEAELEDRLQDILDKQTNPTIAPLASAGEVTLRITAKTDTTDEAWKLIDGAKEEIMERVGDYLYGYDDDSLASKAIDLLKQQGKTVSAAESLTAGLFQSELASVAGASAVLNGGVVTYTEQMKIQQLGMTQKFFEEHSVVSEETATAMASAVREKFNTDISVSLTGAAGPDAHGEEPAGTVWIGIASAEGTTAHRLQLSGMRNTNRIRAVKLALYYLIRTLADEDARKI, encoded by the coding sequence ATGAACGCTGAAATTATCGCAGTTGGCTCGGAGCTCCTGCTCGGCCAGATCACCAATACGAATGCCCGTTTCATTTCGGGGCATCTCGCTGAAATCGGGATTAATGTCTATTACCATACGGTAGTAGGCGACAACCCGGAGCGCCTGAAAGAAACGATCGCTGTCGCGGAATCCCGTGCAGACCTGATCATCTTCTCTGGAGGGCTCGGGCCGACGAAAGACGATTTGACCAAGCAGACCATCGCCAATCATCTAGGCACGACTTTGGCAATGGACGAAGAAGCCATGGTGTCAATCGCTGCCTACTTTGAACGTGCTGGCCGCCCGATGACCGACAACAATAAAAAGCAGGCGCTCGTACTTGAAGGCAGCGAGGTGCTGTTCAACGAGAACGGCATGGCGCCGGGAATGATGTATCAAAACGGCGATCATATGTATATGCTGCTGCCTGGGCCGCCACATGAATTGGAGCCGATGTTCCAGTTTGAGGCGAAACCGAAATTGGTGCGCATGCTCAATGAAGAAAATATTATCCTGTCGCATGTCTTGCGTTTTTACGGCATCGGGGAAGCGGAACTTGAAGACCGCCTGCAGGATATCTTGGACAAACAGACCAACCCCACAATTGCTCCGCTGGCATCCGCCGGTGAAGTCACGCTGCGCATCACGGCAAAAACGGATACCACGGATGAAGCCTGGAAATTGATCGACGGCGCAAAAGAAGAAATCATGGAGCGTGTCGGCGATTATTTGTACGGCTATGATGATGATTCTTTGGCATCGAAAGCCATCGATTTATTGAAACAGCAAGGCAAAACGGTTTCGGCGGCAGAAAGTTTGACGGCTGGCCTGTTCCAGTCCGAGCTCGCTTCTGTCGCAGGGGCGAGTGCTGTCTTGAATGGCGGCGTCGTCACCTATACCGAACAAATGAAAATCCAGCAGCTCGGCATGACACAGAAATTTTTCGAAGAGCATTCTGTCGTCAGTGAAGAAACGGCTACAGCGATGGCTTCGGCTGTCCGGGAGAAGTTCAATACCGATATCAGCGTCAGTTTAACCGGGGCGGCTGGGCCCGATGCACACGGCGAGGAACCAGCCGGCACGGTATGGATCGGCATTGCGAGCGCTGAAGGAACCACGGCCCATCGCCTTCAGTTATCCGGGATGAGGAATACAAACCGCATCCGTGCCGTGAAACTGGCCTTGTACTACTTGATACGAACACTAGCAGATGAAGATGCACGCAAAATTTAA
- the pgsA gene encoding CDP-diacylglycerol--glycerol-3-phosphate 3-phosphatidyltransferase — protein MNIPNQITISRILLIPIFMAFMLIDFGWGEMTLLGATLPVAHFIGALIFIFASATDWVDGYYARKYNLVTTFGKFLDPLADKLLVSAALIILVELGFAPAWVVIVIISREFAVTGLRLVLAGEGEVVAAGNLGKIKTVTQLFAIISLLLYNMLFALVGIPFGEIMLYIALLFTVWSGWDYFYANRKGLMTSK, from the coding sequence ATGAATATTCCAAACCAAATCACAATTTCACGAATCTTGCTCATCCCGATTTTCATGGCTTTCATGCTCATCGATTTCGGCTGGGGAGAGATGACGCTTTTAGGGGCAACGCTACCGGTCGCGCACTTTATCGGCGCATTGATCTTCATTTTTGCCTCCGCCACCGACTGGGTCGACGGCTATTACGCGCGCAAATACAATTTAGTCACGACCTTCGGCAAGTTCTTGGATCCCCTTGCCGATAAACTCCTCGTCTCTGCGGCATTGATCATCTTGGTCGAGCTAGGCTTTGCGCCGGCGTGGGTCGTTATCGTCATCATCAGCCGCGAATTCGCCGTCACTGGCTTGCGCTTGGTGCTGGCAGGCGAAGGGGAAGTCGTGGCAGCCGGCAACTTGGGCAAAATCAAGACCGTCACACAACTTTTCGCGATCATTTCGCTCTTGCTGTACAATATGCTCTTCGCCTTGGTCGGCATTCCGTTCGGCGAGATCATGCTTTATATCGCTTTGCTGTTTACGGTATGGTCTGGATGGGATTATTTCTATGCCAACCGCAAAGGGCTTATGACGTCCAAATAA
- a CDS encoding helix-turn-helix domain-containing protein, with product MGQLGTKLKQARLEQGLSLEQLNERTKIQKHHLEGIETGDYSAIPGSFYVRAFIKRYAQAVGMDGDALLSEHKSELPEDAPDAAPAEHLTRRPEKKKRSSGPVAESMPKVLVALFIVFILLVIWYFYLLSTSGNDIQQEQEGGDVEYEEPAEQAEEQPEAAEEEQAPADEPEEQPEPEEPQAQLELESVSGETTTYTFTGPADKQLEFTANGESWLTVLNDDGAELLSLARVFEAGETEAIDVSEETDVFMRVGDYAMLSIELNGETVPYEQERKPQNIIIRFDDAE from the coding sequence ATGGGACAATTGGGCACGAAGCTGAAACAGGCAAGGCTCGAACAAGGCTTAAGCTTAGAACAGCTCAATGAGCGGACAAAAATCCAAAAGCATCATTTGGAAGGCATCGAAACAGGAGATTATTCGGCTATCCCTGGCAGCTTTTATGTGCGTGCATTTATCAAGCGCTATGCACAAGCCGTCGGTATGGACGGCGATGCCCTGTTAAGTGAGCACAAAAGCGAGTTGCCTGAAGATGCCCCAGATGCCGCTCCTGCTGAGCATTTAACGCGCAGGCCCGAGAAGAAAAAACGCAGCTCTGGCCCCGTCGCAGAATCAATGCCGAAAGTGTTGGTGGCATTATTTATCGTTTTTATATTATTGGTTATTTGGTATTTCTATCTGCTCAGCACATCGGGGAACGATATCCAACAGGAACAAGAAGGCGGCGATGTGGAATACGAGGAGCCGGCTGAACAAGCGGAAGAACAGCCGGAAGCGGCCGAGGAAGAACAAGCGCCCGCTGATGAACCGGAAGAACAACCCGAACCCGAAGAGCCACAAGCCCAATTGGAACTTGAGAGCGTATCGGGTGAAACGACGACTTATACGTTCACTGGCCCGGCTGATAAACAGCTTGAATTTACCGCAAACGGTGAATCCTGGCTGACCGTTTTAAATGATGACGGAGCTGAACTATTAAGCCTCGCTCGCGTGTTCGAGGCTGGAGAAACAGAAGCTATTGATGTCTCTGAGGAAACGGACGTTTTCATGCGGGTTGGGGATTACGCGATGCTTTCCATTGAACTGAACGGTGAAACAGTGCCGTATGAACAAGAACGTAAACCGCAAAACATCATCATCCGTTTTGATGATGCTGAGTAG
- a CDS encoding YmfK family protein: MKEWYFEYEIQVNRPGLLGDIASLLGMLRVNIVTINGVDQGRRGMLLRAEHDVQIERFEQILSTIETIAVTKFREPKLRDILAVRHGRYIQRDADDRKTFRFVRDELGLLVDFMAEIFKQEGHKLVGLRGMPRVGKTESIVAASVSANKKWIFLSSTMIKQTVRNQLMGDEHNDNNIFILDGIVTRRSADERHLQLVREMMRMPTIKVVEHPDKFVEHSEYSIDDFDYIIELRHHPEEKITYEVLEKNTFMDNKDQMDMFGDGFNF; encoded by the coding sequence ATGAAAGAATGGTATTTTGAGTATGAAATCCAAGTCAACCGCCCGGGCCTGCTCGGGGACATCGCATCGCTTCTCGGCATGCTGCGTGTCAATATCGTTACCATCAACGGTGTGGACCAGGGACGCCGCGGCATGCTGTTGCGTGCAGAGCATGATGTTCAGATTGAACGCTTCGAACAGATTTTATCGACGATTGAAACGATCGCTGTGACGAAATTCCGCGAACCGAAATTGCGGGATATTCTCGCGGTGCGGCATGGCCGTTATATCCAACGCGACGCAGACGACCGCAAAACTTTCCGCTTTGTGCGGGATGAACTCGGGCTGCTCGTCGATTTCATGGCGGAAATCTTCAAACAGGAAGGCCATAAGCTGGTCGGACTGCGGGGCATGCCGCGTGTCGGCAAGACCGAGTCAATCGTCGCGGCAAGCGTCAGTGCCAACAAGAAATGGATTTTCCTGTCGTCTACGATGATCAAGCAAACCGTCCGCAACCAATTGATGGGCGATGAACACAACGACAATAATATTTTCATCTTGGACGGCATCGTCACAAGGCGCTCAGCCGATGAACGCCATCTTCAGCTCGTACGGGAGATGATGCGCATGCCAACCATCAAAGTGGTTGAGCATCCCGATAAGTTCGTGGAGCATTCCGAGTACAGCATCGACGATTTCGATTATATTATCGAATTGCGCCATCATCCGGAAGAAAAGATCACGTATGAAGTATTGGAGAAAAACACGTTTATGGACAATAAAGACCAAATGGATATGTTCGGCGACGGTTTCAATTTTTAA
- the ymfI gene encoding elongation factor P 5-aminopentanone reductase, whose amino-acid sequence MKQFALILGASGDIGGAIARQMADEGWSLYLHYHSNALEAFAEELSAHYPKQEFISVQGDFTNDGGAQQVANQVFDCSCIVCANGHALSGLLQDTSSAEQDALWRVHVKNPIETVRLLSPYFKRHAKSYVIFIASIWGETGASMETAYSAVKGAQLAFTKAYAKEMAPSGTRVNAVSPGLIRTKMNAGLTDEDWLALEEEIPLGAGSPEDIAHAVAFLASGKADYITGQTIRVNGGWLI is encoded by the coding sequence GTGAAGCAATTCGCTCTGATTCTGGGGGCATCGGGAGACATCGGCGGAGCTATTGCCAGACAGATGGCGGACGAGGGCTGGTCGCTTTATCTTCATTATCATTCGAACGCCCTTGAAGCATTTGCGGAGGAGCTCAGCGCGCATTACCCAAAGCAGGAGTTCATTTCGGTACAGGGCGATTTCACGAATGACGGCGGCGCCCAGCAAGTCGCAAACCAAGTATTCGACTGTTCGTGCATCGTTTGTGCGAACGGCCATGCGCTGTCAGGACTGTTGCAGGACACCAGCAGCGCCGAGCAGGACGCTTTATGGCGTGTCCATGTAAAGAATCCAATCGAGACGGTGCGGCTATTGTCTCCTTATTTCAAGAGGCATGCCAAATCCTATGTCATTTTCATTGCATCGATCTGGGGTGAAACCGGCGCTTCAATGGAAACGGCATATTCAGCCGTGAAAGGCGCACAACTCGCATTCACGAAGGCTTATGCCAAAGAGATGGCGCCGTCCGGCACACGTGTCAATGCGGTATCGCCCGGATTGATCCGCACGAAAATGAATGCCGGATTGACAGATGAAGACTGGCTGGCGCTCGAAGAAGAGATTCCGCTCGGGGCAGGGTCTCCTGAAGATATCGCCCACGCGGTGGCGTTTTTAGCCAGCGGCAAAGCGGATTATATTACCGGGCAGACGATTCGTGTGAACGGCGGCTGGCTCATTTAG
- the yfmH gene encoding EF-P 5-aminopentanol modification-associated protein YfmH produces MNKMEFNQLEETLYHEQLPNGLTVYILPKRGFSKTYATFTTKYGSIDNHFVPLGEKEAIQVPDGIAHFLEHKMFEKEEGDIFQEFSKNGASANAFTSFTRTAYLFSATGRIQENVTTLLDFVQSPYFTEQTVEKEKGIIAQEITMYDDQPDWRLYFGMIENLYKNHPVKIDIAGTVESIQHITAEHLYTCYHTFYHPSNMALFIVGNVEPDSMMQFVKDNQAAKTFDAPAPIERIFPQEPKEAAVKERTLEMAVQKPKVFVGVKPERLDLHGPEMLKHELSAQLAYELLFGRTSNFYHEAYENGWIDESYSFDYSLESGFGYALIGTDTNYPEKFAEEVKKAIHQAVEKWPFGQEDLDRVRRKKIGFFMRALNSPEYIANQFTQYAFNGMNLFDVVPVLEQIEVADLQNAFALVSAESQQSVFTIKSPEKEQA; encoded by the coding sequence ATGAATAAAATGGAATTCAACCAACTGGAAGAAACACTTTATCACGAACAATTGCCTAACGGCTTGACGGTTTACATCCTGCCGAAACGCGGGTTTTCGAAAACCTATGCGACGTTCACGACGAAATATGGCTCGATCGATAACCATTTCGTACCGCTCGGTGAAAAAGAAGCGATTCAAGTGCCGGATGGCATTGCCCACTTTCTCGAGCATAAAATGTTCGAAAAAGAAGAAGGCGACATTTTTCAGGAGTTCAGCAAAAATGGCGCTTCTGCCAATGCGTTCACTTCGTTCACGCGGACGGCCTATCTCTTTTCCGCGACAGGGCGCATCCAGGAAAATGTCACCACCCTGCTGGATTTTGTCCAAAGCCCGTACTTCACTGAACAGACGGTAGAAAAGGAAAAAGGCATCATTGCACAGGAAATCACCATGTATGACGACCAGCCCGATTGGCGTTTGTATTTCGGCATGATCGAAAATCTTTACAAGAACCATCCGGTGAAAATTGATATTGCGGGCACCGTCGAGTCGATTCAGCACATTACAGCAGAGCATCTGTATACGTGCTACCATACGTTCTACCACCCGTCGAATATGGCTTTGTTCATCGTCGGAAACGTCGAGCCCGACAGCATGATGCAATTCGTCAAAGACAACCAGGCGGCGAAAACATTCGATGCGCCGGCACCGATCGAGCGCATTTTCCCGCAAGAGCCGAAGGAAGCGGCGGTCAAAGAACGGACATTAGAAATGGCAGTCCAAAAACCGAAAGTCTTTGTCGGCGTCAAACCGGAGCGGCTTGATCTGCACGGGCCGGAAATGCTCAAGCATGAATTATCCGCGCAGCTCGCGTACGAGTTATTGTTTGGCAGAACTTCGAACTTCTACCATGAAGCTTACGAGAACGGCTGGATCGATGAATCGTATTCATTCGATTATTCGTTGGAAAGCGGATTCGGCTATGCACTGATCGGGACGGATACGAACTATCCTGAAAAGTTTGCAGAAGAGGTTAAGAAAGCGATCCATCAGGCAGTGGAAAAATGGCCGTTCGGTCAGGAAGACCTGGACCGCGTGCGCCGCAAGAAAATCGGCTTTTTCATGCGCGCGTTGAATTCACCGGAATATATTGCCAACCAATTTACGCAATATGCGTTCAACGGCATGAACCTTTTCGATGTCGTGCCGGTGCTTGAACAGATCGAAGTGGCCGATTTGCAAAACGCATTCGCTTTAGTCAGTGCAGAAAGCCAGCAATCGGTCTTTACGATCAAATCACCGGAGAAGGAACAGGCGTGA
- the yfmF gene encoding EF-P 5-aminopentanol modification-associated protein YfmF, with protein sequence MFETNKIAQGVHVHVHQTTQFKTINFSIRFKDRLTVKNASERAILANVLQHSNEMYPSHTALRMVLDDLYGTSLYIDSTKRGDDHILNLNVETVNDQYLSDEGVLEKVMNLMYIVLFKPNFENELFKESIFKREQESIVQRIESVFDDKTRYAQQRMMELGLPGHPASITSNGSIEQVKQVTNESLVAAYHRMLENNEVEIYVVGDVSPELITSHIRDYFHFADRKELPEKTESQLQPPEQSRVLEFEDMKQGKLHMMFFTPVTFRDEDFPVMQLMNGIFGGYAHSKLFANIREKESMAYYVSSSYASQFGLMFVLAGIDRKLEEKAVSLILGQLDEIKQGHITDTELDQTKALLTNQLKEALDSARGQIDIYDQYMELSEDFEPAYLIERWESVTKEQIAQAANNMSLQMTYFLSGKEEAKDE encoded by the coding sequence ATGTTTGAAACCAATAAGATTGCACAAGGCGTCCATGTTCACGTACACCAAACGACGCAATTCAAAACGATTAATTTTTCGATCCGCTTCAAGGACCGTCTTACCGTGAAAAATGCTTCCGAACGCGCGATTCTGGCAAATGTCTTGCAGCACAGCAACGAAATGTATCCATCCCATACAGCACTGCGCATGGTGCTCGATGATTTATACGGAACCTCCTTATACATAGATTCCACCAAACGCGGAGACGACCATATCCTCAATTTGAATGTCGAAACCGTTAATGACCAATATCTATCGGATGAAGGCGTTCTTGAGAAAGTGATGAATTTGATGTATATCGTCCTGTTCAAGCCGAATTTCGAGAATGAGCTGTTCAAGGAGAGCATTTTCAAGCGGGAACAGGAATCCATCGTTCAGCGTATCGAATCGGTATTTGACGATAAAACCCGCTACGCCCAGCAGCGCATGATGGAACTCGGGCTTCCCGGCCATCCTGCGTCGATCACTTCGAACGGTTCAATCGAACAAGTCAAGCAAGTGACCAATGAGTCGCTTGTCGCTGCATACCACCGTATGCTGGAAAATAATGAAGTGGAGATTTACGTGGTGGGAGACGTTTCACCGGAATTGATTACTTCCCATATCCGCGATTATTTCCACTTTGCCGACCGCAAGGAGCTTCCTGAAAAAACAGAAAGCCAATTGCAGCCGCCTGAGCAGTCCCGGGTGCTTGAATTCGAGGACATGAAACAAGGGAAATTGCATATGATGTTCTTCACACCGGTCACATTCCGCGACGAGGATTTCCCGGTCATGCAATTGATGAACGGCATTTTTGGCGGATACGCGCATTCAAAATTGTTCGCCAATATCCGTGAGAAGGAAAGCATGGCGTATTACGTTTCGAGTTCCTACGCTTCGCAGTTCGGCTTGATGTTTGTTCTTGCCGGGATTGACCGCAAGTTGGAAGAAAAAGCAGTTTCGCTGATTCTTGGCCAATTGGATGAAATCAAGCAAGGGCATATTACCGATACCGAATTGGATCAGACGAAAGCCCTGCTCACCAACCAATTAAAAGAAGCGCTCGATTCGGCAAGAGGCCAAATCGATATTTACGATCAATACATGGAGCTTTCGGAAGACTTTGAACCTGCCTATTTGATTGAAAGATGGGAAAGCGTAACAAAAGAGCAGATTGCGCAGGCAGCAAACAATATGAGTTTGCAAATGACGTATTTCTTGTCTGGCAAGGAGGAAGCAAAAGATGAATAA
- a CDS encoding ABC transporter permease produces the protein MSFLEILYFIVPSAIFYAAPLILVAIGGVFSERSGVVNIGLEGLMVIGAFVGILFNLLFADTFGGMTPWLALIAAMVAAMLLSLLHAVASISFRADQVVSGVAINLLAIALALYLVKSIFDKGQTDFITERFARYNVPVLSEIPVIGPLFFTSVYNTSFFAIGVAILAWFVIYKTPFGLRLRAVGEHPMAADTMGINVARMRYVAVMISGALAGIGGAIYAQTITGDFGHATINGQGFMALAAMIFGKWHPLGAMGAALFFGFAQSLSIVGSSIPYIQEIPNVFLLILPYVLTIFALAGFIGRANAPKANGKPYIKGQR, from the coding sequence ATGAGCTTTTTGGAAATCCTATACTTCATCGTCCCTTCGGCAATTTTTTATGCAGCACCGCTTATTCTTGTTGCAATCGGCGGCGTGTTCTCTGAACGTTCCGGCGTTGTCAACATCGGCTTAGAGGGCTTGATGGTCATCGGCGCATTTGTCGGGATTTTGTTCAACTTGCTGTTCGCCGATACTTTCGGCGGAATGACGCCTTGGCTGGCATTGATCGCCGCGATGGTTGCCGCGATGCTGTTGTCGCTGCTTCACGCCGTTGCATCGATTTCATTCCGCGCGGACCAAGTCGTTTCAGGGGTTGCCATCAATTTATTGGCGATTGCACTGGCACTGTACTTGGTGAAAAGCATTTTCGATAAAGGCCAGACGGATTTCATCACCGAACGTTTTGCACGTTATAACGTTCCGGTGTTATCTGAAATTCCTGTCATCGGCCCATTATTCTTCACATCGGTTTACAATACCTCATTCTTTGCGATCGGTGTGGCGATCCTGGCATGGTTCGTCATCTACAAGACGCCGTTCGGCTTGCGTTTGCGCGCAGTCGGCGAGCATCCGATGGCAGCTGATACAATGGGGATCAACGTCGCAAGAATGCGCTATGTAGCAGTCATGATTTCCGGCGCACTCGCTGGAATCGGCGGCGCGATCTATGCGCAGACGATTACTGGAGACTTCGGCCATGCGACGATCAACGGCCAAGGCTTTATGGCGCTTGCTGCAATGATCTTCGGAAAATGGCATCCGCTTGGTGCTATGGGCGCGGCTTTATTCTTTGGCTTCGCGCAATCCTTGAGCATTGTCGGTTCTTCGATTCCGTATATCCAAGAAATTCCGAACGTCTTCCTGTTGATTTTGCCGTATGTCTTGACGATCTTCGCGCTGGCTGGCTTCATCGGCCGCGCCAATGCTCCGAAAGCGAACGGGAAACCGTATATTAAAGGACAGCGTTAA